From Thamnophis elegans isolate rThaEle1 chromosome 12, rThaEle1.pri, whole genome shotgun sequence, one genomic window encodes:
- the HTR1D gene encoding 5-hydroxytryptamine receptor 1D, which produces MNLYNSSSDLIFPSAANKSLDASDMVEDWDEGTLLGLKVLLAAVLVLITLATILFNTFVVITIILTRKLHTPANYLIGSLAATDLLVSILVMPISIVYTVTRLWTFGQVMCDIWLSSDITCCTASILHLCIIALDRYWAITDALEYTKRRTAGRAAIMIAIVWVLSICISIPPLFWRQAKAHEELATCTVNTDQISYTIYSTCGAFYIPTVLLVILYGRIYVTARSRILKPPSLYGKRFTTAQLITGSASSSLCSVTSNLHEGPSHPQDSPVVINHVRIKVANSVLERKRILAARERKATKTLGIILGAFVFCWLPFFVASLLNPICQGACWPLHILMDVFTWLGYLNSLINPIIYTVFNEDFKQAFQKIMHFKNCC; this is translated from the coding sequence ATGAACCTATACAACTCGTCTTCAGACTTGATTTTCCCAAGTGCGGCCAACAAATCTCTCGATGCCAGTGACATGGTAGAGGACTGGGATGAAGGGACGTTGCTAGGCCTAAAGGTTTTACTGGCAGCAGTTTTGGTTCTCATCACCTTGGCCACAATACTCTTCAATACCTTTGTCGTCATCACCATTATCCTGACCCGAAAACTCCACACTCCTGCCAATTATCTCATTGGCTCCTTGGCTGCCACAGATCTCCTGGTGTCCATCCTAGTCATGCCAATCAGCATTGTGTACACGGTCACTCGCCTGTGGACCTTTGGCCAAGTCATGTGCGATATCTGGTTGTCCTCGGACATCACCTGCTGCACCGCCTCCATCCTGCATCTGTGTATCATCGCCTTGGACAGGTACTGGGCCATCACGGATGCTCTCGAATATACCAAACGCCGGACGGCTGGCCGGGCTGCCATCATGATTGCTATCGTTTGGGTCCTCTCCATCTGCATCTCTATCCCTCCCCTTTTCTGGAGACAAGCCAAGGCTCACGAGGAGCTGGCCACTTGCACCGTCAACACAGATCAGATCTCCTACACCATCTATTCTACCTGTGGCGCCTTTTACATCCCGACGGTGTTGCTTGTCATCTTGTACGGCAGGATTTACGTCACTGCTCGATCCCGGATTCTGAAGCCACCTTCCCTCTACGGGAAGCGTTTCACCACAGCCCAGCTCATCACGGGCTCTGCGAGTTCTTCTCTTTGCTCCGTGACCTCTAATCTTCACGAGGGACCTTCCCATCCGCAAGACTCCCCGGTGGTCATCAATCACGTGAGGATCAAGGTAGCCAATTCCGTCCTTGAAAGAAAGCGGATTTTGGCTGCGCGAGAAAGGAAAGCTACCAAGACCCTGGGGATTATTCTGGGCGCCTTCGTTTTTTGCTGGCTGCCGTTCTTTGTGGCGTCTTTGCTCAACCCTATTTGCCAAGGAGCCTGTTGGCCTCTTCATATCCTGATGGACGTTTTCACCTGGTTGGGTTATCTGAACTCACTGATTAACCCCATTATATATACTGTCTTTAATGAAGATTTCAAGCAGGCGTTTCAGAAAATAATGCACTTTAAAAACTGCTGCTAG